The proteins below come from a single Crossiella sp. CA-258035 genomic window:
- a CDS encoding GntR family transcriptional regulator, whose translation MTETTPLRPADRRGLADEVADRIRAAIFDGAFPPGTPLREVDLAARLEVSRGPIREALAKLEREGLVRTQWHRGATVTTLSAEDAEELYTLRAALERLAVARFHTHATPADLAALEEVVDRMHAAATDHDMLRLDLEFHDAVYAATRHERLRQAWSAIRAQIILFLLSRIGASTDYRAQVPAEHRALVAALRADDPAHTTDLFLAHLRLAYDRLTATL comes from the coding sequence GTGACCGAGACCACGCCGCTGCGCCCAGCCGACCGCCGCGGCCTGGCCGACGAGGTGGCCGACCGCATCCGCGCCGCGATCTTCGACGGCGCCTTCCCGCCGGGCACGCCGCTGCGCGAGGTCGACCTGGCGGCCCGCCTGGAGGTCAGCCGGGGCCCGATCCGGGAGGCGCTGGCCAAGCTGGAGCGCGAGGGCCTGGTCCGCACCCAGTGGCACCGCGGCGCCACCGTCACCACGCTGTCGGCCGAGGACGCCGAGGAGCTCTACACCCTGCGCGCGGCCCTGGAACGCCTCGCGGTGGCCCGCTTCCACACCCACGCCACCCCGGCCGACCTGGCCGCGCTGGAGGAGGTGGTGGACCGCATGCACGCCGCCGCCACCGACCACGACATGCTGCGCCTGGACCTGGAGTTCCACGACGCGGTCTACGCCGCCACCCGGCACGAGCGGCTGCGCCAGGCCTGGTCGGCCATCCGCGCGCAGATCATCCTGTTCCTGCTCAGCCGCATCGGCGCCAGCACCGACTACCGCGCCCAGGTCCCGGCCGAGCACCGCGCCCTGGTCGCCGCTCTGCGCGCGGACGACCCCGCCCACACCACCGACCTCTTCCTGGCCCACCTCCGCCTCGCCTACGACCGCCTCACCGCCACCCTCTGA
- a CDS encoding VOC family protein translates to MSVPRFHLAIPVDDLAAARRFYGETLGCPQGRSSDTWVDWNFYGHQLVTHLAPRNPDAHNPVDGHDVPVPHFGLLLGTVQFDELAERLRAAGTEFVIEPYLRFAGEKGEQWTMFLRDPAGNALEFKAFAHDDQVFAA, encoded by the coding sequence ATGTCGGTGCCCCGTTTCCACCTGGCGATCCCGGTCGACGACCTGGCCGCGGCGCGGCGGTTCTACGGCGAGACCCTGGGCTGCCCGCAGGGGCGGTCCTCGGACACCTGGGTGGACTGGAACTTCTACGGCCACCAGCTGGTCACCCACCTGGCGCCGCGCAACCCGGACGCGCACAACCCGGTGGACGGGCACGACGTCCCGGTGCCGCACTTCGGGCTGCTGCTGGGCACGGTGCAGTTCGACGAGCTGGCCGAGCGGCTGCGCGCGGCGGGCACCGAGTTCGTGATCGAGCCCTACCTGCGCTTCGCCGGGGAGAAGGGCGAGCAGTGGACCATGTTCCTGCGCGACCCGGCGGGCAACGCGCTGGAGTTCAAGGCCTTCGCCCACGACGACCAGGTGTTCGCGGCCTGA
- a CDS encoding LCP family protein: MSGHYYREAPPVQAKPRRKRRWGRITLIVLLVLLIGFVVFWFYLDSKLNRINALKDYPGRPADTPGTNWLVVGSDSREGLSEEDREELATGGAAGKRTDTMMLLHIPDGSGPSTLVSLPRDSFVDIPGKKKQKLNAAFALGGPELLVRTVETSTGIHIDHYAEIGFGGFVHIVDAVGGVDMCIDKAMKDPKAGLDVQAGCQELDGAQALGYVRTRATPRADLDRIARQRQFLSALVDKATSFGTIINPFRSIPLANNTVETLTVNEGDHLHNLAGLAWAMRGAADGGLVTTTVPLGASRSVAGVGSVVQWDPARSKRFFEALKNDTQIPQDLITTG; this comes from the coding sequence GTGTCTGGTCACTATTACCGGGAGGCTCCGCCGGTGCAGGCGAAACCGCGTCGCAAACGGCGCTGGGGCCGAATCACGCTCATCGTGCTGCTGGTCCTGCTCATCGGGTTCGTGGTGTTCTGGTTCTACCTCGACTCCAAGCTGAACCGGATCAACGCGCTCAAGGACTACCCCGGCAGGCCCGCGGACACACCGGGCACCAACTGGCTGGTGGTCGGCTCGGACAGCAGGGAGGGGCTCAGCGAGGAGGACCGCGAGGAGCTGGCCACCGGTGGCGCGGCGGGCAAGCGGACCGACACGATGATGCTGCTGCACATCCCCGACGGCTCCGGACCGTCCACTTTGGTCTCACTGCCCCGTGACTCCTTTGTGGACATTCCAGGCAAGAAGAAGCAGAAGCTCAACGCGGCCTTCGCCCTCGGCGGGCCGGAGCTGCTGGTGCGCACGGTGGAGACCAGCACCGGCATCCACATCGACCACTACGCCGAGATCGGCTTCGGCGGGTTCGTGCACATCGTGGACGCGGTCGGCGGGGTGGACATGTGCATCGACAAGGCGATGAAGGACCCCAAGGCCGGGCTGGACGTCCAGGCGGGCTGCCAGGAGCTGGACGGCGCGCAGGCGCTGGGCTACGTGCGCACCAGGGCCACCCCGCGCGCCGACCTGGACCGCATCGCGCGGCAGCGGCAGTTCCTCTCCGCGCTGGTGGACAAGGCGACCAGCTTCGGCACCATCATCAACCCGTTCCGGTCGATCCCGTTGGCCAACAACACGGTGGAGACGCTGACCGTCAACGAGGGCGACCACCTGCACAACCTGGCCGGCCTGGCCTGGGCGATGCGCGGGGCGGCCGACGGCGGCCTGGTGACCACCACGGTGCCGCTGGGCGCCAGCCGCAGCGTGGCCGGGGTCGGCTCGGTGGTGCAGTGGGATCCGGCCAGGTCGAAGCGGTTCTTCGAGGCGCTGAAGAACGACACCCAGATCCCGCAGGACCTGATCACCACGGGCTGA